Proteins from a genomic interval of Kitasatospora herbaricolor:
- a CDS encoding GNAT family N-acetyltransferase, producing MSWLPEDFVHPVHTEVLPGYHLRPIRESDVDLDHPAVMGSRERLWALYGEAWGWPSATMSFEADRADLARHEREIEAHQSFNYALFDTAESALLGCVYIDPPEKPGADAEICWWVVDGLAGGEVEAALDALVPAWISERWPLKNPRYIGRDISWSDWIALPALG from the coding sequence CCACACCGAGGTCCTCCCCGGATACCACCTGCGTCCGATCAGGGAATCGGACGTCGACCTCGACCACCCCGCCGTCATGGGCTCCCGCGAGCGGCTCTGGGCGCTGTACGGGGAGGCCTGGGGGTGGCCGTCGGCCACCATGTCCTTCGAGGCGGACCGCGCGGACCTCGCCCGGCACGAGCGGGAGATCGAGGCCCATCAGTCCTTCAACTACGCGCTGTTCGACACCGCCGAATCCGCGCTGCTGGGCTGCGTCTACATCGACCCGCCGGAGAAGCCCGGCGCCGACGCCGAGATCTGCTGGTGGGTGGTGGACGGGCTGGCGGGCGGCGAGGTCGAGGCGGCCCTGGACGCGCTGGTCCCGGCCTGGATCTCCGAACGCTGGCCGCTGAAGAATCCCCGGTACATCGGCCGGGACATCTCCTGGTCGGACTGGATCGCCCTGCCCGCACTCGGCTGA
- a CDS encoding TIGR03086 family metal-binding protein produces the protein MSAFRWPVLDEAHQALRSAVAQVPADGWQRPTPAGRWTVAQVLQHAAADQLAYAARLTGGPGPDYDPFEPSGTIPGSPAELLETALTASAEAFGAVDPADAEVPVPLPPYTLTAARAVEAAALDAAVHAWDIAVASGLRSPLTPALAKALRPVADDVVEPLRGYAFASALEPAAGADAADALLNHLGRRADWKG, from the coding sequence ATGAGTGCATTCCGCTGGCCCGTCCTCGACGAGGCCCATCAGGCTCTGCGCAGCGCCGTCGCGCAAGTCCCCGCCGACGGTTGGCAGCGGCCGACGCCCGCCGGGCGGTGGACGGTCGCGCAGGTCCTGCAGCACGCCGCCGCCGACCAGCTGGCGTACGCCGCCAGGCTCACCGGCGGGCCCGGGCCTGACTACGACCCGTTCGAGCCGTCGGGCACCATCCCGGGGAGCCCGGCCGAGCTGCTGGAGACGGCCCTGACCGCCTCGGCCGAAGCCTTCGGCGCCGTCGACCCCGCCGATGCCGAGGTGCCCGTCCCGCTCCCGCCGTACACCCTGACGGCGGCCCGCGCGGTGGAGGCGGCCGCACTCGACGCCGCGGTGCACGCCTGGGACATCGCCGTCGCGAGCGGCCTGCGCTCCCCGTTGACGCCGGCGCTGGCGAAGGCCCTGCGACCGGTCGCCGACGACGTGGTCGAGCCGCTCCGCGGCTACGCCTTCGCCTCGGCGCTCGAACCGGCCGCCGGCGCGGACGCGGCCGACGCGCTGCTCAACCACCTCGGCCGCCGGGCCGACTGGAAAGGCTGA
- a CDS encoding flavin monoamine oxidase family protein: MPNPRDNSTDSARTGSPGLFRRTFLGSAAAAAAVAGGVALTGSPAVGAPRTAPKGRGIDPDLSHDLARKMLLVGENGEDLTLEYLRILIDGRLPARARQKKVLIVGAGVAGLAAASLLKQAGHEVVIIEANASRVGGRVKTFRGFQDKALYAEAGAMRLPDFHPLVRALADKLGLKRRLFYNADVAPGAEPTGSVPPVVYRSFTGETWSNRPDDFTFKAPKLDGKRLIRVNGMTTSRNAYADAPDKLHKTFGVNSGGRTMSDAVTEALKPVTVSPEADINEQIEAWARIFQKYDDHSTHRYLVEEAGWDLAQIQAAGTLENLTSRLHYSLIPTLIDHAAIKPTNRYWELEGGTDQLTEAMAAPLRNDIRMGRRMTRLVQTDTGVRIDTTAESGDEESFDGAPIAPTESFEGDYAIVTIPFSALRFCSVEPLMSYPKRRAVNELHYDSATKVLLEFKTRFWEQGPNGFTGGGCVSDSASRFTYFPSHSPEGSAGGVVLASYSWSDDAMRWDSLTPGERYAFALDDMERMFGPVVRSEFTGVGATQSWARARYALGEAVIFTPGQLHELHPASRTVEGRVHFAGEHTSLKPAWIEGALESAVRTFLEVHPR; encoded by the coding sequence ATGCCCAACCCGCGTGACAATTCGACCGATTCCGCACGGACCGGCTCCCCAGGGCTCTTCCGTCGTACCTTCCTCGGGTCCGCCGCGGCGGCCGCCGCCGTGGCCGGCGGCGTCGCCCTCACCGGCAGCCCGGCCGTCGGCGCACCCCGCACGGCGCCCAAGGGCCGCGGCATCGACCCGGACCTGAGCCACGACCTCGCCCGCAAGATGCTGCTGGTCGGGGAGAACGGCGAGGACCTCACGCTGGAGTACCTGCGGATCCTGATCGACGGCCGGCTCCCGGCGCGCGCCCGGCAGAAGAAGGTCCTGATCGTCGGTGCCGGCGTCGCCGGGCTGGCCGCCGCGAGCCTGCTCAAGCAGGCCGGGCACGAGGTGGTGATCATCGAGGCCAACGCCAGCCGGGTCGGCGGCCGGGTCAAGACCTTCCGCGGCTTCCAGGACAAGGCGCTGTACGCGGAGGCCGGCGCCATGCGGCTGCCGGACTTCCACCCGCTGGTCCGCGCCCTGGCCGACAAGCTCGGACTCAAGCGCCGGCTGTTCTACAACGCCGACGTCGCACCCGGCGCCGAGCCCACCGGCTCGGTGCCGCCGGTGGTGTACCGGTCCTTCACCGGGGAGACCTGGTCGAACCGCCCCGACGACTTCACCTTCAAGGCGCCCAAGCTGGACGGCAAGCGCCTGATCCGGGTGAACGGGATGACCACCAGCCGGAACGCCTACGCCGACGCGCCGGACAAGCTGCACAAGACCTTCGGCGTGAACTCGGGCGGCCGCACGATGTCGGACGCCGTCACCGAGGCACTGAAGCCGGTCACGGTGTCCCCCGAGGCCGACATCAACGAGCAGATCGAGGCCTGGGCCAGGATCTTCCAGAAGTACGACGACCACTCCACCCACCGCTACCTGGTGGAGGAGGCGGGCTGGGACCTGGCGCAGATCCAGGCGGCCGGCACCTTGGAGAACCTCACCTCCCGGCTGCACTACTCGCTCATCCCGACCCTCATCGACCACGCGGCGATCAAGCCCACCAACCGCTACTGGGAGCTGGAGGGCGGCACCGACCAGCTGACCGAGGCGATGGCCGCGCCACTGCGCAACGACATCCGGATGGGCCGGCGGATGACCCGGCTCGTCCAGACCGACACCGGCGTCCGGATCGACACCACCGCCGAGAGCGGCGACGAGGAGTCCTTCGACGGCGCTCCGATCGCCCCCACGGAGTCCTTCGAGGGCGACTACGCGATCGTCACCATCCCGTTCAGCGCGCTGCGCTTCTGCTCGGTCGAGCCGCTGATGTCGTACCCGAAGCGCCGCGCCGTGAATGAGCTGCACTACGACTCGGCGACCAAGGTGCTGTTGGAGTTCAAGACCCGGTTCTGGGAGCAGGGGCCGAACGGCTTCACCGGCGGCGGCTGCGTCTCGGACAGCGCGAGCCGGTTCACCTACTTCCCCTCGCACTCCCCCGAGGGGTCGGCCGGCGGCGTGGTGCTGGCCTCCTACAGCTGGTCGGACGACGCGATGCGCTGGGACTCGCTCACCCCGGGCGAGCGGTACGCCTTCGCGCTCGACGACATGGAGCGGATGTTCGGTCCGGTCGTCCGGAGCGAGTTCACCGGGGTCGGCGCGACCCAGTCCTGGGCGCGGGCCCGCTACGCGCTCGGCGAGGCCGTCATCTTCACGCCCGGCCAACTGCACGAACTGCACCCCGCCAGCCGCACGGTGGAGGGCCGGGTGCACTTCGCGGGTGAGCACACCAGCCTGAAGCCGGCCTGGATCGAGGGTGCGCTGGAGTCCGCCGTCCGCACCTTCCTGGAGGTCCACCCGCGCTGA
- a CDS encoding serine hydrolase domain-containing protein, whose protein sequence is MTVHQFLASAGRTGLRLATGMLAGALLAATAPTAGAATAAGVAPGPAAARADEAALRQALADIVAAGGSTAALAEVHDGGRTVWRGTAGTADLATHAPVRADGHFRIGSITKTFVATVVLQLVGEGRLRLDDTVEHLLPGAVPGGTGITLRQLLDHTSGIPDYTEDPRFEMKDEADILRWVDTGRWTTYRPRELVDVATAHPALFPPGTGWSYSNTNYLLAGMAVERVTGHSWEEEVRRRIVLPLGLTGTSFPRTSPFVPAPHAHGYFSLSGGPVDVTLRNPSGASAAGSGISTAADLDRFLAALLGGRLLRPAELAEMQRTTEVRPGVGYGLGLQRMDSPCGPLFGHTGSIEGYQSALVGTRDGGRQIALSYNPFDRSKGAEQQRAVLGLLVNALCPSAPTGGATPNG, encoded by the coding sequence ATGACCGTTCATCAGTTCCTCGCGTCGGCAGGCCGGACGGGGCTCCGACTGGCCACCGGCATGCTGGCGGGAGCGCTGCTGGCCGCCACCGCGCCGACGGCGGGCGCCGCGACCGCGGCCGGGGTCGCTCCCGGGCCGGCCGCGGCACGCGCCGACGAGGCGGCCCTGCGGCAGGCACTGGCGGACATCGTGGCGGCCGGCGGCTCCACCGCCGCCCTGGCCGAGGTCCACGACGGCGGCCGGACGGTCTGGCGCGGCACGGCCGGCACCGCGGACCTGGCGACCCACGCCCCGGTGCGCGCGGACGGTCACTTCCGGATCGGCAGCATCACCAAGACCTTCGTCGCGACCGTCGTCCTCCAACTGGTCGGCGAGGGCCGCCTGCGGCTGGACGACACCGTGGAGCACCTGCTGCCGGGCGCCGTCCCCGGCGGCACCGGCATCACGCTCCGCCAACTCCTCGACCACACCAGCGGGATACCCGACTACACCGAGGACCCGCGGTTCGAGATGAAGGACGAGGCGGACATCCTGCGCTGGGTCGACACCGGCCGCTGGACCACCTACCGGCCCCGGGAGCTGGTCGACGTCGCGACGGCGCACCCGGCGCTGTTCCCGCCGGGCACCGGCTGGAGCTACTCCAACACCAACTACCTCCTGGCCGGGATGGCCGTCGAGCGGGTCACCGGCCACAGCTGGGAGGAGGAGGTGCGGCGGCGCATCGTCCTCCCGCTGGGCCTGACCGGGACGTCCTTCCCCCGCACCTCGCCCTTCGTCCCGGCGCCGCACGCGCACGGCTACTTCAGCCTGTCCGGCGGCCCGGTGGACGTCACGCTGCGGAACCCCTCGGGCGCCTCGGCCGCCGGCTCCGGCATCTCCACCGCCGCCGACCTGGACCGCTTCCTCGCCGCGCTGCTCGGCGGCCGCCTGCTGCGCCCCGCCGAACTGGCCGAGATGCAGCGGACGACGGAGGTCCGCCCGGGCGTCGGCTACGGCCTGGGCCTGCAGCGGATGGACTCCCCCTGCGGGCCCCTGTTCGGACACACCGGGAGCATCGAGGGCTACCAGTCCGCGCTGGTCGGCACCCGGGACGGCGGTCGGCAGATCGCCCTGTCCTACAACCCGTTCGACCGCAGCAAGGGAGCGGAGCAGCAGCGCGCCGTGCTCGGCCTGCTGGTGAACGCGCTCTGCCCGTCGGCCCCCACCGGCGGCGCCACGCCGAACGGCTGA
- a CDS encoding TetR/AcrR family transcriptional regulator, whose amino-acid sequence MPKQPSDPAAAPDQGEQAPTRHRNRRGEGPRLREEIVRAATAIIVRTGSDQAVTLRSVAREVGIAAPSIYAHFADRDAIVDAVVVESLTQLRESVLGASDGYQDPVEALLAGCAAYVEFGTREPARYRLLFGSPRAEQKESPCGPEGFAGIGGAGGAGGAGGAGADDSDDSDGASPGASHGLLAFQTLVDSLEACARAGRSAGDDPFGDAVALWTALHGQVTLRAGLPNFPWPPTDTVEQLVRRLGRITPEA is encoded by the coding sequence ATGCCCAAGCAGCCCTCGGATCCCGCCGCCGCCCCCGACCAGGGCGAACAGGCGCCGACGCGGCACCGCAACCGGCGCGGCGAGGGGCCCCGGCTCCGCGAGGAGATCGTCCGGGCGGCGACCGCGATCATCGTCCGCACCGGCTCCGACCAGGCCGTCACCCTGCGCTCGGTGGCCCGCGAGGTCGGCATCGCGGCTCCGTCGATCTACGCCCACTTCGCCGACCGGGACGCCATCGTCGACGCCGTCGTGGTCGAGTCGCTCACCCAGCTGCGCGAGAGCGTCCTCGGCGCCTCCGACGGGTACCAGGACCCGGTCGAGGCACTGCTCGCGGGCTGCGCCGCCTATGTCGAGTTCGGTACCCGCGAACCCGCCCGCTACCGCCTGCTGTTCGGCTCCCCGCGGGCCGAGCAGAAGGAGTCCCCCTGCGGCCCGGAGGGCTTCGCAGGCATCGGCGGTGCCGGCGGTGCCGGCGGTGCCGGCGGTGCCGGCGCGGACGACTCGGACGACTCGGACGGCGCGAGCCCCGGCGCCTCGCACGGGCTGCTCGCGTTCCAGACCCTGGTCGACAGCCTGGAGGCCTGCGCCCGCGCCGGGCGTTCGGCCGGCGACGACCCCTTCGGCGACGCCGTCGCGCTCTGGACGGCCCTGCACGGTCAGGTCACCTTGCGGGCCGGCCTGCCGAACTTCCCCTGGCCGCCCACCGACACGGTGGAGCAGCTGGTGCGCCGGCTCGGGCGGATCACGCCCGAGGCCTGA
- a CDS encoding MFS transporter, producing the protein MGSASTTDPDQGHPRRWAALAALCTSLVVVTIDNTVLNTALPALATGLPASTADLQWINNAYTLVFAAMLITAGSLGARMGQRLALTGGLTVFALGSAVAATAGSAGQLIGLRAVMGLGAAFVMPATLSTIVTLFGPRERPKAIALWSATAGLGIVIGPIAGGLLLEHFSWSSVFWINVPLVAIALGAVLLLLPPMPGRPGGRLDIPGLLLSASGLAALVDVIVQGPERGWLSATSLAEAAAAVLLLAAFAGWELRTAEPMVDIRVFAIRAFSLAGVLLAVTFFALFGLLFVFTQYLQLVHGYSPLKAGLGAVPFALAMAATAATSARTAARLGTRHTIAGGLALMSLGLAGVSLVSTGTPYLVIAAAMAVVGAGMGLIMAPASAATVNSLPREKAPTAGSINSVVRELGGVLGIAVVGTVVSASYRDHLESALPGAPAPAAEDLTSAHIVAAHLPAEAAGRLLSAADQAFTTAMHGGTWICAAITLVGAVTALLGFARTAPAAHSADDQPDLGQPDLGQPAVAGADRTPAGARG; encoded by the coding sequence ATGGGCTCTGCCAGCACCACCGACCCGGACCAGGGCCACCCACGACGCTGGGCCGCCCTGGCGGCGCTCTGCACGTCACTCGTGGTGGTCACCATCGACAACACGGTGCTCAACACCGCACTGCCCGCGCTCGCCACCGGGCTCCCGGCCTCCACCGCGGACCTCCAGTGGATCAACAACGCCTACACACTGGTCTTCGCGGCGATGCTGATCACCGCCGGCAGCCTCGGCGCGCGGATGGGCCAGCGCCTGGCCCTGACCGGTGGGCTGACGGTCTTCGCCCTCGGATCCGCGGTCGCCGCGACGGCCGGCTCGGCCGGCCAACTGATCGGACTCCGGGCGGTGATGGGCCTGGGGGCGGCCTTCGTCATGCCGGCCACGCTGTCCACCATCGTGACGCTCTTCGGCCCCCGGGAGCGCCCCAAGGCGATCGCCCTCTGGTCCGCGACGGCCGGGCTCGGCATCGTGATCGGCCCGATCGCGGGCGGCCTGCTGCTGGAGCACTTCTCCTGGAGCAGCGTCTTCTGGATCAACGTGCCGCTGGTCGCGATCGCGCTCGGCGCCGTACTGCTCCTGCTCCCCCCGATGCCCGGCCGGCCGGGAGGCCGACTGGACATCCCCGGCCTGCTGCTGTCGGCGAGCGGGCTGGCCGCACTGGTCGACGTGATCGTCCAGGGGCCCGAGCGCGGCTGGCTCTCCGCCACGTCGCTGGCCGAGGCCGCGGCCGCCGTCCTGCTGCTGGCCGCCTTCGCCGGCTGGGAGCTGCGTACCGCCGAACCGATGGTCGACATCAGGGTCTTCGCGATCCGGGCCTTCAGCCTCGCCGGGGTGCTGCTCGCGGTCACCTTCTTCGCCCTGTTCGGCCTGCTCTTCGTCTTCACCCAGTACCTGCAACTGGTGCACGGCTACAGCCCCTTGAAGGCCGGGCTCGGCGCGGTGCCGTTCGCCCTGGCGATGGCGGCCACCGCGGCGACCAGCGCCAGGACCGCCGCCCGGCTGGGCACCCGGCACACCATCGCCGGCGGTCTCGCCCTGATGTCGCTCGGCCTCGCCGGGGTGTCCCTGGTGAGCACCGGCACGCCGTACCTCGTGATCGCCGCCGCGATGGCCGTGGTGGGCGCCGGCATGGGCCTGATCATGGCGCCGGCCAGTGCGGCGACGGTCAACTCGCTGCCCCGGGAGAAGGCGCCGACGGCCGGCTCGATCAACAGCGTGGTGCGCGAACTCGGCGGTGTGCTGGGTATCGCGGTGGTCGGCACGGTCGTCTCGGCCTCCTACCGGGACCACCTGGAGTCCGCCCTGCCGGGCGCGCCGGCACCGGCCGCGGAGGACCTGACCTCCGCCCACATCGTCGCCGCGCACCTGCCCGCCGAGGCGGCCGGCCGGCTGCTCTCCGCGGCCGACCAGGCCTTCACCACCGCGATGCACGGCGGTACCTGGATCTGCGCCGCGATCACCCTGGTCGGGGCCGTCACCGCCCTGCTCGGGTTCGCCCGGACCGCCCCGGCCGCCCACTCGGCGGACGACCAGCCGGACCTGGGGCAGCCGGACCTGGGGCAGCCCGCGGTCGCCGGGGCGGACCGGACCCCGGCCGGCGCCCGGGGCTGA
- a CDS encoding DUF2254 domain-containing protein, with the protein MSDRRPSDRDPSDGDPSGRGPGGRGPGGPAPAGSRQGGHRPGRLRLRRAGPRYRPLSPLRDHLRESFWFAPLLTCVGAVLLAGLTAWADEAVVAATIAETGSASELMRFDTAAKSVVSSVSSAMLTFIGVVFSISLVALQMAASQFSPRVLRLYVRSRLTKATFSVCLATFLYALLVQLSYDDETDPGKVTSVPVFSGLMATLLVVLSLALFVLYVQSMMRLLRVPHVIDRVATESVAVIGQYRLVPPDGDPPAEPANALTLLHEGRSGALRDLNIRRLVRLARRRDLVFHMVPRIGDFITPGTPIVRVSGGSPPRPWRIASALNVGVERTMHQDLTFGLRQLVDIAIRALSPAVNDPTTAVQAVDRIHQLLGMLVQESFGDLQFRDRHGVVRLVVPVPDWECVVDLAFTEIRICGAGHPQVTRRLTAALDDLLRITPAGRRSQLLSQRSLLERAVIEHVVDPENRAFALAPDRQGIG; encoded by the coding sequence ATGAGCGACCGCCGGCCCAGCGACCGTGACCCGAGCGACGGTGACCCGAGCGGTCGTGGCCCGGGCGGTCGTGGCCCGGGCGGTCCCGCTCCGGCCGGCAGCCGGCAGGGCGGGCACCGGCCCGGCCGGCTCAGGCTGCGCCGGGCCGGGCCGCGCTACCGGCCGCTGTCACCGCTGCGCGACCACCTGCGCGAGTCCTTCTGGTTCGCCCCGCTGCTCACCTGTGTCGGCGCCGTCCTGCTGGCCGGGCTGACCGCCTGGGCGGACGAGGCGGTCGTCGCCGCCACGATCGCCGAGACCGGCTCGGCGAGCGAGCTGATGCGCTTCGACACCGCCGCCAAGAGCGTGGTCTCCAGCGTCAGTTCGGCGATGCTCACGTTCATCGGCGTGGTCTTCTCGATCTCGTTGGTCGCGCTCCAGATGGCGGCCAGCCAGTTCAGTCCGCGGGTGCTGCGGCTCTACGTCCGCAGCCGGCTGACCAAGGCGACCTTCTCGGTCTGCCTGGCCACCTTCCTGTACGCGCTGCTGGTGCAGCTGAGCTACGACGACGAGACCGATCCGGGCAAGGTCACCTCGGTACCGGTGTTCTCCGGGCTGATGGCGACTCTGCTGGTCGTCCTCAGTCTGGCGTTGTTCGTGCTGTACGTGCAGTCGATGATGCGGCTGCTGCGGGTGCCGCACGTGATCGACCGGGTGGCGACCGAGTCGGTGGCCGTCATCGGACAGTACCGGCTGGTGCCGCCGGACGGGGACCCGCCGGCCGAGCCCGCGAACGCGCTGACGCTGCTCCACGAGGGCCGCTCGGGCGCGCTGCGCGACCTCAACATCCGCCGGCTGGTCCGCCTGGCGCGCAGGCGTGACCTGGTGTTCCACATGGTGCCGAGGATCGGGGACTTCATCACCCCGGGCACCCCGATCGTCCGGGTCTCCGGCGGCTCCCCGCCGCGCCCCTGGCGGATCGCCTCGGCGCTGAACGTCGGCGTCGAACGGACGATGCACCAGGACCTCACCTTCGGGCTCCGGCAACTGGTGGACATCGCGATCCGGGCGCTGTCGCCGGCCGTCAACGACCCGACCACCGCCGTGCAGGCCGTCGACCGGATCCACCAACTGCTCGGCATGCTCGTCCAGGAGAGCTTCGGCGACCTCCAGTTCCGGGACCGCCACGGGGTGGTGCGGCTGGTCGTGCCGGTGCCCGACTGGGAGTGCGTGGTGGACCTCGCGTTCACCGAGATCCGGATCTGCGGGGCCGGACATCCCCAGGTGACGCGCCGGCTGACGGCAGCACTGGACGACCTGCTGCGGATCACCCCGGCCGGTCGGCGATCGCAACTGCTCTCCCAGCGAAGCCTGTTGGAGCGGGCGGTGATCGAGCACGTGGTCGATCCGGAGAACCGGGCCTTCGCCCTGGCCCCGGACCGGCAGGGCATCGGCTGA
- a CDS encoding SRPBCC domain-containing protein has protein sequence MAREFEIRREVLLPATPEQVFEAVTTGTGGRLFPVADEAGATPGPHAPGVTAWEPPGRFAVRTEGEGGRFDALEYLIEPRGEGGARLRYTHGGVFAEDYDTRYESCEKHTDLHLHTLGQYLRHFAGRPAVVLDVQGPAASAGADGFELLLDELHLDQEVRVGDRLSLDLPEIGVLDAEVDYRTPQFLGLRAQDGLYRFFGRNAFGAPVGVTLHLFGEDADRAGTGQAWQAWLDGLYAG, from the coding sequence ATGGCCAGGGAATTCGAGATCCGGCGCGAGGTCCTGCTGCCGGCGACGCCGGAGCAGGTCTTCGAGGCGGTCACGACCGGCACCGGCGGCCGGCTGTTCCCCGTGGCGGACGAGGCCGGTGCCACCCCGGGGCCGCATGCCCCCGGGGTGACGGCCTGGGAGCCGCCGGGCCGCTTCGCGGTCCGCACCGAGGGCGAGGGCGGCCGGTTCGACGCCCTGGAGTACCTGATCGAGCCGCGCGGCGAGGGCGGCGCCCGGCTGCGGTACACCCACGGCGGTGTCTTCGCGGAGGACTACGACACCCGGTACGAGAGCTGCGAGAAGCACACCGACCTCCATCTGCACACCCTGGGGCAGTACCTGCGTCACTTCGCCGGGCGCCCGGCGGTGGTCCTCGACGTCCAGGGGCCCGCGGCCTCGGCCGGCGCGGACGGGTTCGAGCTGCTGCTGGACGAGCTGCACCTCGACCAGGAGGTCCGGGTGGGCGACCGGCTGAGCCTGGACCTGCCGGAGATCGGCGTGCTGGACGCCGAGGTGGACTACCGCACCCCGCAGTTCCTGGGGCTGCGGGCCCAGGACGGGCTCTACCGCTTCTTCGGCCGCAACGCCTTCGGCGCCCCGGTCGGCGTGACCCTGCACCTGTTCGGCGAGGACGCCGACCGGGCGGGCACCGGGCAGGCCTGGCAGGCCTGGTTGGACGGCCTGTACGCGGGATAG
- a CDS encoding urease accessory protein UreD, translating to MTATAPPAAGALTARARITAGPDGRGGTDLPVLAGAGPLAPRRTRGSGPAAHVVLVGSMAAPLGGDRLGVTVDVRAGAAMRVTSAAATISLPGPGPAHYDVDLTVGEGARLEWLPEQVVAAAGSHLVLHTRITLAPGAGLRYREEQVLGRHHDRARGRPPGRLTSRLTVRRAGRLLLDQQTDLGPGAPGWDGPAVLAGHRTAGQLLLVGPGSAPDPAPAPAEGSAWLALPGADASLLTAVAPDALTLRRALGG from the coding sequence GTGACCGCCACCGCCCCGCCCGCCGCCGGCGCCCTCACCGCGCGGGCCCGGATCACCGCCGGGCCGGACGGGCGCGGCGGCACCGACCTGCCCGTGCTGGCCGGGGCCGGCCCGCTCGCCCCGCGCCGTACGCGGGGCAGCGGCCCGGCCGCGCACGTGGTGCTGGTCGGCTCGATGGCCGCCCCGCTCGGCGGCGACCGGCTCGGCGTGACGGTCGACGTCCGGGCCGGCGCCGCCATGCGGGTCACCAGCGCCGCGGCCACCATCAGCCTGCCGGGGCCAGGACCCGCCCACTACGACGTCGACCTCACGGTGGGGGAGGGGGCCCGGCTGGAGTGGCTGCCCGAACAGGTCGTCGCCGCCGCCGGCAGCCACCTCGTCCTGCACACCCGGATCACCCTGGCGCCGGGCGCCGGGCTGCGCTACCGCGAGGAGCAGGTCCTCGGCCGCCACCACGACCGGGCCCGCGGCCGGCCGCCCGGACGCCTCACCTCCCGGCTGACCGTCCGGCGGGCCGGCCGGCTGCTGCTCGACCAGCAGACCGACCTCGGCCCCGGCGCTCCCGGCTGGGACGGCCCCGCCGTCCTCGCCGGGCACCGGACGGCCGGGCAACTGCTGCTGGTCGGGCCCGGGAGCGCCCCCGACCCCGCTCCCGCCCCGGCGGAGGGCAGCGCCTGGCTGGCCCTGCCGGGGGCGGACGCGAGCCTGCTCACCGCCGTCGCCCCGGACGCGCTGACGCTGCGCCGGGCCCTGGGCGGGTAG
- the ureG gene encoding urease accessory protein UreG — MHRDHVDHVDAPTRHTFTEPNGPGVVHAPRGPAAAPRPATRRALRIGLGGPVGSGKTATVAALCRALREEFSLAVVTNDIYTTEDAEFLLRNAVLPPERISAVETGCCPHTAIRDDISANLEAVEELEEALGPLDLVLVESGGDNLTATFSRGLVDHQIFVIDVSGGDKIPRKGGPGVISSDLLVINKTDLAPLVGADLGVMARDAEAQRGELPTVFCALTAPDGVAPVARWVRARLADWAAAR; from the coding sequence TTGCATCGTGACCACGTCGACCACGTCGACGCCCCCACCCGGCACACCTTCACCGAGCCGAACGGCCCCGGCGTCGTGCACGCGCCCCGCGGCCCCGCCGCCGCCCCGCGCCCCGCCACCCGGCGGGCGCTGCGGATCGGCCTGGGCGGCCCGGTCGGCTCCGGCAAGACCGCCACCGTCGCGGCACTCTGCCGGGCCCTGCGCGAGGAGTTCTCGCTGGCCGTCGTCACCAACGACATCTACACCACCGAGGACGCCGAGTTCCTGCTCCGCAACGCCGTCCTGCCGCCCGAGCGGATCAGCGCCGTCGAGACCGGCTGCTGCCCGCACACCGCCATCCGGGACGACATCTCCGCCAACCTGGAGGCCGTCGAGGAACTGGAGGAGGCCCTCGGCCCGCTCGACCTGGTGCTGGTCGAGTCCGGCGGCGACAACCTCACCGCCACCTTCAGCCGGGGCCTGGTCGACCACCAGATCTTCGTCATCGACGTCTCCGGCGGCGACAAGATCCCCCGCAAGGGCGGCCCCGGCGTCATCAGTTCCGACCTGCTGGTGATCAACAAGACCGACCTCGCGCCGCTGGTCGGCGCCGACCTCGGGGTGATGGCCCGGGACGCCGAGGCCCAGCGCGGCGAGCTGCCCACCGTCTTCTGCGCCCTGACCGCCCCGGACGGAGTCGCGCCCGTCGCCCGGTGGGTCCGGGCCCGGCTGGCCGACTGGGCCGCCGCCAGGTGA